Below is a window of 'Nostoc azollae' 0708 DNA.
TTGATCAACTATCAGGGAAAGTGATAGGATTGGTTAGTATTTTAGGTGGTCAATCTAATAGTAATGCTCTCAATGACCTGCGAATCATTATGAGATGGGTGCATGGTTGGGTAATTCCCGAACAGATTGCTATTGGACAAGCTTATAGTGCTTTCAGTCCAGAAGGTAAACTGCTGGATGAAAAATTATCTCAAAGATTTGATCAGTTTGCTCAAAGCTTGGTAGATAATACTCGTAAGTTGCGCGAAGTTAATTAGAAATAGGGAAGCAGGGGAGGATATTTACTGCCTATTCTCCCTGTATAATTTTTACGACAATCCCTTAATGGATAGATTTAAAAAATATGACTAGAGGTATATTATTAATAATAATACAGTATGGTTTTTATGGTTAGGTTCAGCCTTAACTTTGCTACGAACCAAGCTGGTAGGTATAAGTCAAATTTTAGCTTTTTGCAGTTTTTTAATTGCCTTATTAGGGTTTATTGGTTAGATACTTGGAGTCAGAAATGATTTATAAAGTAAATGTTGAGGAGACAAGAGGAAGTAGCATAATTCTAGTCATAAGAGCATATATAGCCCCTTCCCTCATTTGTGTTAAACGCTCATAATCCTTGCTTAGACGAGGATATTGGTTAAACCACCCAAATGTTCTTTCTACTACCCAGGGTTGTGGTAAAACTTTAAATTCTTGCTCAGTAGGTCCTATGACTTCAACATGAGCTTGAATCATGAACCAAACTGCAAGTGCAAATTTATCACCGTCATAACCGGAATCAACCCATAAAACTTGGACTTTTTCCAATAATTCTGTGGGTTCATCTAGCAGTTCCATTAGTGCATAGGCAGCAAGTATTCGTTCTGGGGCATTCGCTTCACTAACAACAAGTTTCAACACAAGTCCCAGGCTATCAACTAAAGTATGCCCCTTTCTTCCTTTTACCTTTTTACATCCGTCAAAACCATACACATCCCCTTTTTTTGGTCAGTGTTGACCGACTGACTGTCTGCAGCGAGCGCGGTAGGTTGTGTTGATTT
It encodes the following:
- a CDS encoding IS5 family transposase (programmed frameshift); its protein translation is MLAPLIPPAKEGGHPPTTDIGEICNAIYYHLKTGCQWNMLPGDFPPRSTVYSYYSKWQGQGVWEKFNHTLGGQVRSKLGKSTQPTALAADSQSVNTGPKKGDVYGFDGCKKVKGRKGHTLVDSLGLVLKLVVSEANAPERILAAYALMELLDEPTELLEKVQVLWVDSGYDGDKFALAVWFMIQAHVEVIGPTEQEFKVLPQPWVVERTFGWFNQYPRLSKDYERLTQMREGAIYALMTRIMLLPLVSSTFTL